TTTGTTTACTCCTTCTATCTTTAACCGCCATTCTTGATAGATAAAAAATAAAACCAATAAAAAGCAGTAGAAATATTATTCCTTCAGCTCTTGAATATATGCATAAATGGGAACCTCCTTTTGAATAATTCAATCCAAAAAGTAGCATCAATACAGTAACAGCAACCATAAAAGGCATTTCTTTCTTGATTGTGCTGGTCTCAAAAAATAAAGGTTTCATTAGTGCAGCTATTCCTATTGCAAGACAAATATTAGTAATATTACTTCCTATTACATTCCCAAGAGCAATGCCATTTACTCCAGTAATAGATGCCTTTATACTAACAGCAGCCTCAGGAGCGCTTGTGCCAATAGCTGCGATAGAAAGCCCGACGAATAGTTGCGAAACCCGACAATATCTTGCAATCTGTGATGCTCCATCAACAAAAAAGTCAGCTCCTTTTGCTAATAAAATAAATGCAATAATTAGAAGAATATATGGAAGCATAATATTATTAACTCACCTTACGCAAAAACTTAAATTTTATCACAACAAAACAATTACAAATTACAAATTTCTAATTTTCACCCTTCGCAGTCCCGATTGTATCGCGACGGAGAACGGGTCTAATAAAATATCAAATGACAAATACCAAAAAAACTTAATCTTGGACATTTAAACTTTGACATTTTATTTGTCATTAGACATTAGGATTTAGAAATTGGTCTGTGCCTGTGTGATGAATACACGGATGTGTAACATCAGCGATTAAACCTCTATCCAATCAGTGGGTTTGTGCTGATATGCAATATAAAGGTTACAGTCAGGTTTTTTATCGTTTAAAATTTTTGACATTTCATTACGAGCGATTTCCGGTTCATTATTCTCCTCACTTAGATGAGCTAAAACAATATTCTTTAGATTAGGATTAATAATCTCATCTATCAACTCGCATGCTTGAGAATTTGATAGATGACCATTTTTGCTATTTATCCTTTGTTTTATCCACCATTCATAAGGACCATTAATAAGCTTATCAAAATCATGATTACTTTCTAAAATAATTGTTGATGGGTCTTTTGTTTTTTCTTTTACAAGCTTGGTTGGATATCCCAAATCTGTCAATATTACAAGTTTCTGTTTAGAACCTCTTTCCCGAATTTTGAAGCAAGAATTATCCGCACTATCATGAGGAACAGAAAAAGGCTCTATCAAAAATTCATTAAAAGTGAAAGGTTTCCCATTTTCAAAAAACTTTACATAATCAACCTTTCCAAGACGATAATTTGCTGCATTAAGAGTTAACTGATTTATAAAAAGCGGGATGCCTAATTTTCGCGCTATAGGACCGGCCCCTCTTATGTGG
This Candidatus Cloacimonadota bacterium DNA region includes the following protein-coding sequences:
- a CDS encoding calcium/sodium antiporter; amino-acid sequence: MLPYILLIIAFILLAKGADFFVDGASQIARYCRVSQLFVGLSIAAIGTSAPEAAVSIKASITGVNGIALGNVIGSNITNICLAIGIAALMKPLFFETSTIKKEMPFMVAVTVLMLLFGLNYSKGGSHLCIYSRAEGIIFLLLFIGFIFYLSRMAVKDRRSKQTVVQEEKYSIGKAIGLTIIGGAGIALGGHLAVENAKIVANMWGVSEKVIGITVVAFGTSIPEIVTSIVAVAKGKISIAIGNIVGSNIFNILLVLGIAATISPISIESSVIFDILICLGISLLFLLFSKIGKRFSKVYGIILVICYILYVILLFHK
- a CDS encoding MBL fold metallo-hydrolase, producing the protein MKVCILASGSKGNSILVSGSETNILIDAGLSCRKILERLNQVGVDENSIKALFITHEHSDHIRGAGPIARKLGIPLFINQLTLNAANYRLGKVDYVKFFENGKPFTFNEFLIEPFSVPHDSADNSCFKIRERGSKQKLVILTDLGYPTKLVKEKTKDPSTIILESNHDFDKLINGPYEWWIKQRINSKNGHLSNSQACELIDEIINPNLKNIVLAHLSEENNEPEIARNEMSKILNDKKPDCNLYIAYQHKPTDWIEV